AGTCATTGCCGCGACGAAAGCACATTTGAGAAGACCGTTACCATGGTCAACGACTTCAAACAGTACTTTATCGCCCACAATCAGCCGATTTATGAGAACCCATCGCCGGGTAACAAAGCGGGCGGCATCACCACGCTGGAAGAGAAATCGCTGGGCTGCACGCAGAAAGCCGGTGCCAGCCAGGTGGTGGACGTGCTGCGCTACGGCGAACGCCTGAAAACCCACGGCCTGAATCTGTTGAGCGCGCCGGGTAACGACGCGGTGGCCACCAGTGCTTTAGCCGGTGCGGGCTGTCATATGGTGCTATTCAGCACCGGTCGCGGGACGCCGTACGGTGGTTTTGTACCGACGGTAAAAATCGCGACGAACAGTGAACTGGCGGCGAAGAAAAAACACTGGATCGACTTCGATGCGGGGCAATTGATTCACGGCAAAGCAATGCCGCAACTGCTGAACGAGTTTGTCGATGTGATTGTTGATATCGCCAACGGCAAGCAGACCTGCAATGAGAAAAACGATTTCCGCGAACTGGCGATATTTAAAAGTGGTGTGACTTTGTAAGTTGCTCTGACGTGGAATAAAGTAAAGCGGCGTTTCAGCATCTGGAACGCCGTTTCTTTTTATCTACCCTAAGGAATTTCCATGACTGCGTATTGGCTTGCCCAGGGCGTTGGGGTGCTTGCCTTTCTGATTGGTATTACAACCTTCATCAACCGCGATGAGCGTCGTTTCAAGAAGCAGCTTTCGCTGTATAGCGCGATTATCGGCGTACATTTCTTCCTGATGGGCGCATTTCCTGCCGGTTCGAGCGCCATACTTAATGCCATCCGCACGCTGATTACCCTGCGAACCCGCAGCCTGTGGATCATGGCGCTGTTTATTGTGCTGACTGGCGGGCTTGGGCTGGCAAAATACCATCACCCTGTTGAACTGCTGCCGGTCGCCGGGACGATTGTTAGCACCTGGGCACTGTTTCGTTTTAGAGGCCTGCCGATGCGCTGTGTGCTCTGGTGTTCCACCGGCTGCTGGGTGATCCACAACTTCTGGCTCGGATCGATTGGCGGCACGCTGATCGAGGGCAGCTTTCTCATCATGAACGGGCTGAACATCATTCGTTTCTGGCGCATGCAAAAACGCGGCATCGACCCATTTAAAGTCGAAACCGCGCAGCAAGAGACACGTTGATAAAAGATGACGAGGTTAGTTACGCAGAGGGTTATTTACCAGACGTTCGTCTTCCGCCTGGCAAACTGCCGCGGTAAATAACACATCGGTGGAAGAGTTGAGGGCGGTTTCACAGGAGTCCTGCAACACGCCAATAATAAAGCCGACGGCTACTACCTGCATGGCGACATCGTTTGAAATCCCAAACATATTACAGGCCAGCGGGATCAGCAGCAGAGAACCGCCCGCCACGCCGGACGCGCCACAGGCACAAAGTGAAGCCACCACGCTTAACAGCAGCGCCGTGGGCAGATCGACCGTAATGCCCAGCGTATGCACCGCCGCCAGCGCCAGCACGGTAATCGTAATTGCCGCACCTGCCATATTGATGGTTGCGCCCAGCGGGATAGAGACAGAATAGGTATCGCGATCCAGGTTGAGCTTCTCACACAGCGCCATATTCACCGGAATATTGGCCGCTGAACTGCGGGTGAAAAACGCGGTGACGCCGCTTTCGCGCAGGCAGGCAAAGACCAGCGGGAATGGATTACGGCGGATCTTCCAGTACACCAGCAGCGGGTTAACCACCAGCGCGACAAACACCATGCAGCCAATCAGCACCACCAGCAGTTGCGCATAGCCTAATAGCGCACCAAAGCCTGATGTGGCAAGCGTGGAAGAGACCAGGCCAAAAATACCAATCGGCGCGCAGCGAATCACCATTTTCACCATAAAGGTGACGGCGCTTGCCATATCCTGCACCAGGTTCTTTGTGGTCTCGTTGCTGTGACGCAGCGCAAAGCCCAACCCCACAGCCCACACCAGAATGCCGATATAGTTAGCGTCCATGATCGCCGTAACCGGGTTGGCAATCATGCTGGTGAGTAACCCGCGCAGCACTTCCACAATGCCGGAAGGCGGGGTGACATCACTGGCTCCCGGCACAAGCTGGAGTGTGGAAGGGAACAAAAAGCTGGCCAGCACAGCGGTAAGCGCGGCGGTGAACGTGCCTAACAGGTAAAGCACCAGCACCGGACGCAGGCGCGTCTTTTGTCCTTGTTGATGACCGGCGATGGACGCCATCACCAGCATTAACACCAGCACTGGCGCAACAGCCTTTAGCGCACCAACAAAAAGCGTACCCAAAATACCGGTCGCGATAGCGGCGGGTTCGGAAATCCACGCCAGTAAAATACCCAGAATTAAGCCAATAAGAATCTGTTTCACCAGGCTGCCATCAATAAAGCGTTGCAGTAACCCGGTGGAGCGGTGCGTTGTCATGCCATGTTTTCCTTTCGTGTTGTGGCGTTGCATCCTGCATGTCTTTAGGGTGACATTTATCAGGATGTAACAATTGTTTGCAGAAGGAAGTATATGGACTCTGTGACAACAAGGAAGAGGGGAAAGAGAACTTTTACAGTCGGCTTCGGCTTTTTGATTTTTCGTTTCGGTGTTTTGTGACAGAAACGACAAGGCTGATGAAATAGCTGCCCTGGCGACTGGCAGAGCAGCTATTTACGGCTTACGCCTTACTTTTCTTGTCGTTCTGATGGTTGACCCAGGCATTGATCAACAGCGTCAACACCAGGATGCTGCCCACCACACCAAGGGAAATCGCAATCGGAATATGGAAGAAATCAACAATCAGCATCTTGATACCGATAAACACCAGGATCACCGACAGGCCATATTTCAGCATTGAGAAGCGTTCCGCCACGCCTGCCAGCAGGAAGTACATGGCGCGCAGACCGAGGATCGCAAACAGGTTCGAGGTCAGCACGATAAACGGATCGGTGGTGACGGCGAAAATAGCCGGGATGCTGTCGACGGCAAAAATCACGTCGCTCAGCTCCACCAGAATCAGCACCAGTAACAGCGGCGTGGCGAACAGCAGGCCATTTTTACGCACGAAGAAGTGTTCGTTTTCGATGGTGTCCGTCATGCGCAGATGCCCGCGCAGCCAGCGCACCAGCGGCTTATCACCGATCCCGGTTTCATCCTCTTTCGCCAGCGCCATCTTCACACCGGTAAACAGCAGGAATGCGCCGAAGACATACAACAGCCACGAGAATTGCGTGATCAGCCAGCTACCGGCGAAAATCATGATAGTACGCAGCACGATCGCCCCAAGCACGCCGTAGATCAGCACCCGGCGCTGTAACGCAGCAGGAATGGCGAAGTAGCTAAACAGCATCAGCCAGACGAAAACGTTGTCCACCGCCAGCGCTTTTTCAATCAGGTAACCGGTCAGAAACGCCAGAGCTTGTGTATCCGCCACCGCGCGCCCTTCGGTTTGTGTCAGATACCACCAGAAGGCGGCGTTAAACAGTAACGACAGGCTTACCCAAACTACCGACCAGACGGCCGCCTGCTTCATGGTCATCGTATGGACGCCGCGACGCCCCTGAAGCAGAAGGTCGATCGCCAGCATGATAACCACAACGATGGCGAACCCACCCCATAACATCGGTGTGCCAACACTATTCATCAACAGATCCTCATCAAAACAAAAACGGCTAACGTCAGAAGACGTCAGCCGCTTGCTTTAGATGCAGGGAGACTCGCCTTCCGGCAAGGTCTCACTTACGTCAATGAAGACGCCCGGCGACCGGATGCGTTACGCATCGTAATGACGATCCACCGGCGATAAAGTTACTCCCCTTTGCAGGTAACAAAATATGTCAACATATTGATGGCGTCAATGTTACCCGATCCGCCCTTACGAACCTTTACGCGGTGAGTTGCTGGCTAACGTCATCCGCCGGGAACACCACGCCCGTTTGTCGGCGGATCTCCGTTTGCAATTTCGCCGTAATACGGCTGACCGCCAGGCCCGGATGGTTGATTTCGTTCTCTTCCACCAGACGGGCAAACGTCTCTGCTTCATACAGCATGGTGTTGATATGCTGCGGCTGTGTCAGCTCCTGCGCTTTTCCGCCGCGCGGCACAAACGACACTTTCTGGCACTCAGAGATTTTTTCGATAACCAGGGCACCAGCTTCGCCCTGAATTTCACTCGGCAGCACGGAATCGCTGACTTTTGAGTGTTGCAGCGTGACGCTGAAATTGCCGTAATCCATCACCACTACGCCGTGCGCATCCACGCCGCTTTCCAGCAGGCTTGCCGAGGCCTGTACGCCGTGCGGTTCGCCCCACAGCGCCACCGCAGAAGCAAGGCAATAAAAGCCGATATCCATAATTGAGCCATTGGAAAACGCCGGGTTAAAAGTGTTCGGGTTCTCGCCATCCAGATAGCGCTGATAGCGCGACGAGTACTGGCAATAGTTGATAAAGGCTTTGCGCAGCTTGCCCGCTTTCGCAAGCGATTGTTTCAGCAGTACGAAATTCGGCAGGCTGGCGGTTTTAAAGGCTTCAAACAGCACCACCTGATTTTCGCGAGCGCAGGCGATGGCGGCTTCCACTTCACGCAGGTTAGAGGCCAGCGGTTTTTCGCAGATCACATGCTTTTTATGGCTGAGAAAGAGTTGGGTCTGCGGGAAGTGCAGGGAGTTGGGGCTGGCAATATACACCGCGTCAATCGCATCGCTTTGCGCCATCTCTTCAAGGGAAGTAAAGAGATGTTCAACGGGGTAGTCGTTGGCAAAAGTTTGCGCCTGTTCAAGGCGGCGGGAGTAAACGGCGGTGAGTTTATATTTGCCCGTTTCATGGGCGGCATCGACAAACTGGCGGGTGATCCAGTTTGTGCCTATGACAGCGAAACGTATCATAAAGGCGCTACTTCTCCGTAAAAGGGTTTTGCTGCCACTCTACCACGGCAAAATGACAAAACCAGTGCACTGGCGCGCACTCTTATTTCAACGCCAGATGCGTCAACCACAGTCGGGTATCAAACTCCAGCTGGTGGTATTGCGGCTCCATATGGCAGCACAGTTGATAAAACGCTTTGTTGTGATCTTTCTCTTTCAGATGCGCCAGTTCGTGCACCACAATCATGCGCAGAAAGGCTTCCGGTGCGTCGCGAAATACCGTGGCGACACGGATTTCCGCTTTGGCTTTAAGCTTGCCGCCCTGCACGCGAGAAACGGCGGTATGCAGGCCGAGCGCATTGTTCAGCACATGAATTTTGCTGTCATACATCACTTTATTTATCGGCGAGGCATTACGCAGGAACTGGTTTTTCATCTCTTGCGTGTATTGATACAGCGCCTTATCGGTGGTGATGTCGTGGCTGTCGGGATAGCGTTTTTCCAGCACTTCGCCCAGACGGTTCTGTTCAATGAGCGTGGTAACCTGCGCCAGCAGCGATTCAGGATAGCCCTGAAGGTAGGTGAGTGTCTTCATGGTGAAATGTGTTTACTTCCTCACTTAATTAAGCGATAAAACGCGCGAATTTTAGCACTGCGGAGGGGCGATGAGCCAGGTTGAGTTAAACGGACAATCATTCACTTTAGACAGATTCCCTGTCGGCGTGGAAGAGGCGTCGCTACAGGCGTGGGATGCAGCGGATGAATATTTGCTGCAACAGGTGAGTGAGGTCGATGGCCCGGTGCTGATTTTCAACGATAGCTTCGGCGCGCTGGCCTGTGCACTGGCGCAGCATCGCCCGGTATCGGTTAACGACTCTTACATTGCCGAACTGGCAACCCAGCACAACCTGCGCATTAACGATCTCGATGAAAGCGCCGTGACGCTCCAGGACAGCTTAAGCCCGCTGCCGGAAAACCCTGCGCTGGTGCTGATTAAAGTGCCGAAACAGCTCGCGTTGCTGGAGCAGCAACTGCGCGCGCTGCGTGAAGTGGTGACGCCGCAAACGCGGATTGTCGCAGGTGCGAAAGCGCGTGATATCCACAATTCAACCCTCGCCCTGTTCGAAAAAATCCTTGGCCCAACCACCACCACGCTGGCGTGGAAAAAAGCGCGCTTGATTAATTGCACCTTTAACGCGCCTGCGCTTACCGACGGTTTACAGCTTGCAAGCTGGACACTGGACGGCACCGACTGGACCATCCATAACCACGCGAATGTTTTTTCGCGCAGCGGGCTGGATATTGGTGCACGTTTCTTCCTGCAACATTTGCCGGAAAACGTCGAAGGGGAGATGGTCGATCTGGGCTGCGGCAACGGCGTGATTGGCCTGCAATTGCTGGCGCAAAACCCGCAAAGCCGCGTGCTGTTTGTTGATGAGTCGGCGATGGCCGTGGCCTCTTCGCGTATTAATGTGGAAAGCAACCTGCCGGATGCGGTCGATCGCAGTGAATTTATGATCAATAACGCGCTCTCTGGCGTCGAGGCGGATCGCTTTGCTGCGGTGCTGTGTAACCCGCCGTTCCATCAGCAGAGTGCAATCACCGATCATATTGCCTGGCAGATGTTTAACGATGCGCGCCGTTGCCTGCAATACGGCGGTGAACTGCGCATTGTTGGCAACCGCCATCTCGACTATTTCCGTAAACTTAAACGTGTTTTCGGCAACTGCGAAACCGTGGCGACCAACAATAAGTTCGTCATCCTTAAGTCGGTTAAAACACGTAAAAAACGATAAACGAAGCGCAGCACCCGTAGGCCGGATAAGGCGTTAGCCGCCATCCGGCAACAACATCAAATCTCCAGCGCCAGCTTTGTCCCCTGCGCAATCGCCCGGCGTGCATCCAGCTCCAGCGCCACATCGCAGCCGCCAATCAAATGCACTGGTTTACCCGCTTCGCGCAGCGGTTCGGCCAGCGCGCGTCGCGGCTCCTGGCCTGCGCAGACCACCACATTGTCCACCGCCAGCAACTGCGGTTCGCCGCCGACCATAATGTGTAAACCGGCATCATCAATCTTTTGATAGCTTACCGCCGGGATCATCTTCACCCCGCGCGATAACAGCGTTGCCCGGTGGATCCAGCCGGTGGTTTTACCTAACCCTTCGCCCGGTTTACTGGCTTTACGCTGCAACATCACAATACGTCGCGGGCTTTTCGGCAATTGCGGTCCTTCCGGGCGCAGGCCGCCTACCTCATTCAGGCTGGTATCGATACCCCATTCCACGCAAAACTCGGCGATATTCTGGCTGGTGGGTTCGCCCGGCTGGCTTAAATACATCGCCGTATCAAAGCCGATCCCGCCGCAGCCAATGATCGCCACACTTTCCCCGACCGGGGCTTTATCGCGCAGCACATCAAGATAACTCAGCACTTTCGGGTGATTGATGCCCTCAATCAGCGGCATACGGGGTTCAATACCGCAGGCCAGCACCACCTCGTCGAACAGCGTCAACATTGAGGGTTCAACATGCTGATTCAGACACAAAGCGACGCCGGTTAGCTCGATCATCCGTCGGTAGTAGCGCAGCGTCTCGTAGAACTCCTCTTTGCCAGGGATCTGTTTGGCGATATTAAACTGCCCGCCGATCTCCGCCTGCGCATCAAACAGCGTCACGCTGTGCCCGCGCGCCGCCGCATTGACCGCAAACGCCAGACCTGCCGGGCCGGCACCAATAACGGCAAGGTTTTTCTTGCGCCGCGCCGGGAGAATGGGCATGTACGTTTCATGGCAAGCGCGAGGATTAACAAGGCAGGAAGTCACTTTGCCAGCGAAGATCTGATCCAGGCACGCCTGATTGCAGCCAATACACGTGTTGATCTCATCGGCGCGGCCACTTTGCGCTTTCGACAGCAACCCGGCATCGGCGAGAAACGGGCGCGCCATCGACACCATATCCGCATCGCCACGCGCCAGGATCGTTTCCGCCACCTGCGGATCGTTAATGCGGTTGGTGGTGATCAGCGGCACGCGCACTTTGCCTTTCAGTTTGCGCGTAACCCAACTAAACGCCCCGCGCGGCACCGGTGTGGCGATGGTCGGGATCCGTGCTTCATGCCAGCCAATGCCGGTGTTAATCAGCGTCGCCCCCGCCGCTTCAACGGCCTGTGCCAGCGCGATAGTCTCTTCCAGCGTGCCGCCGCCCTCCACCAGATCCAGCATCGACAGGCGGTAAATGATGATGAATTCGCGGCCGACGCGTTCGCGGATCTGGCGCACGACTTCCAGCGCAAAGCGCATACGCCGGGGGTAATCGCCACCCCATTCGTCTTCGCGGTGGTTAGTACGCGCGGCGAGAAATTCGTTAATTAAATAGCCTTCCGAACCCATCACTTCCACGCCGTCATAACCGGCCCGTTGCGCCAGTTGTGCACAGCGGGCGAAGTCGTCGATCAGTGTGAGAATTTCATCATGGCTAAGTTCATGAGGGGTAAAGCGGTTGATCGGAGCCTGAATGGCCGATGGCGCAACCAGGTGCGGCTGGTAGCTATAGCGCCCGGTATGCAGGATTTGCAGCGCGATTTTGCCGCCTTCCCGGTGCACCGCATCGGTAATTTGTCGATGGTGGGGAAGCTGGCTGTCATCATTTAACACCGCGCCGCCTTCCATCGTGACGCCGGAAAACACAGGCGCAACGCCGCCGGTAACGATCAGTGAGACGCCATGACGGGCGCGTTCAGCATAGAAGGCCGCCAGCCGCTCTGCGCCATCCGGGCGCTCCTCCAGCCCGGTATGCATTGAGCCCATCAGCACACGGTTTTTAAGCTGGGTAAAACCCAGATCGAGCGGGGTAAATAGCGACGGGTAATGGCTCATGCTCTCTTCCAATGTAAAATAATTGTTATGTGGTCGGATGAGTTCTACTGTAGCCGTCACGACTTAAGAAGGGAAAAGCGGGAGCGAATAATTGCGATGAGATTCAAAAAAGCGCCGGATGGCGGCTACCGACTTACCGGGCCTACACACACGTTATAGGCCCGGTAAGCGGCGTTTTGTTATACCGGCTCGACTGCCACCCGCAAGGCTGCCAGCGCATTACCTGCCGCTTTCAGCACTTGCTCGCACTGCTCAATGGTCAGCGTCAGTGGCGGTTCGATACGGATAGTCTTCGCGTTATTGAGCGTGCCGGCAACCAGCACGCGCTGGCGGAACATCTCACTGGCAAAGTTGTAACCCGTTTCGTTATCGACAAACTCGATAGCCATCAGCATCCCGCGTCCGCGCGCGTCCTGCACCA
The nucleotide sequence above comes from Kosakonia sp. H02. Encoded proteins:
- a CDS encoding YgjV family protein encodes the protein MTAYWLAQGVGVLAFLIGITTFINRDERRFKKQLSLYSAIIGVHFFLMGAFPAGSSAILNAIRTLITLRTRSLWIMALFIVLTGGLGLAKYHHPVELLPVAGTIVSTWALFRFRGLPMRCVLWCSTGCWVIHNFWLGSIGGTLIEGSFLIMNGLNIIRFWRMQKRGIDPFKVETAQQETR
- the sstT gene encoding serine/threonine transporter SstT, encoding MTTHRSTGLLQRFIDGSLVKQILIGLILGILLAWISEPAAIATGILGTLFVGALKAVAPVLVLMLVMASIAGHQQGQKTRLRPVLVLYLLGTFTAALTAVLASFLFPSTLQLVPGASDVTPPSGIVEVLRGLLTSMIANPVTAIMDANYIGILVWAVGLGFALRHSNETTKNLVQDMASAVTFMVKMVIRCAPIGIFGLVSSTLATSGFGALLGYAQLLVVLIGCMVFVALVVNPLLVYWKIRRNPFPLVFACLRESGVTAFFTRSSAANIPVNMALCEKLNLDRDTYSVSIPLGATINMAGAAITITVLALAAVHTLGITVDLPTALLLSVVASLCACGASGVAGGSLLLIPLACNMFGISNDVAMQVVAVGFIIGVLQDSCETALNSSTDVLFTAAVCQAEDERLVNNPLRN
- a CDS encoding TerC family protein produces the protein MNSVGTPMLWGGFAIVVVIMLAIDLLLQGRRGVHTMTMKQAAVWSVVWVSLSLLFNAAFWWYLTQTEGRAVADTQALAFLTGYLIEKALAVDNVFVWLMLFSYFAIPAALQRRVLIYGVLGAIVLRTIMIFAGSWLITQFSWLLYVFGAFLLFTGVKMALAKEDETGIGDKPLVRWLRGHLRMTDTIENEHFFVRKNGLLFATPLLLVLILVELSDVIFAVDSIPAIFAVTTDPFIVLTSNLFAILGLRAMYFLLAGVAERFSMLKYGLSVILVFIGIKMLIVDFFHIPIAISLGVVGSILVLTLLINAWVNHQNDKKSKA
- a CDS encoding Gfo/Idh/MocA family oxidoreductase, with protein sequence MIRFAVIGTNWITRQFVDAAHETGKYKLTAVYSRRLEQAQTFANDYPVEHLFTSLEEMAQSDAIDAVYIASPNSLHFPQTQLFLSHKKHVICEKPLASNLREVEAAIACARENQVVLFEAFKTASLPNFVLLKQSLAKAGKLRKAFINYCQYSSRYQRYLDGENPNTFNPAFSNGSIMDIGFYCLASAVALWGEPHGVQASASLLESGVDAHGVVVMDYGNFSVTLQHSKVSDSVLPSEIQGEAGALVIEKISECQKVSFVPRGGKAQELTQPQHINTMLYEAETFARLVEENEINHPGLAVSRITAKLQTEIRRQTGVVFPADDVSQQLTA
- a CDS encoding M48 family metallopeptidase; amino-acid sequence: MKTLTYLQGYPESLLAQVTTLIEQNRLGEVLEKRYPDSHDITTDKALYQYTQEMKNQFLRNASPINKVMYDSKIHVLNNALGLHTAVSRVQGGKLKAKAEIRVATVFRDAPEAFLRMIVVHELAHLKEKDHNKAFYQLCCHMEPQYHQLEFDTRLWLTHLALK
- the rlmG gene encoding 23S rRNA (guanine(1835)-N(2))-methyltransferase RlmG; translation: MSQVELNGQSFTLDRFPVGVEEASLQAWDAADEYLLQQVSEVDGPVLIFNDSFGALACALAQHRPVSVNDSYIAELATQHNLRINDLDESAVTLQDSLSPLPENPALVLIKVPKQLALLEQQLRALREVVTPQTRIVAGAKARDIHNSTLALFEKILGPTTTTLAWKKARLINCTFNAPALTDGLQLASWTLDGTDWTIHNHANVFSRSGLDIGARFFLQHLPENVEGEMVDLGCGNGVIGLQLLAQNPQSRVLFVDESAMAVASSRINVESNLPDAVDRSEFMINNALSGVEADRFAAVLCNPPFHQQSAITDHIAWQMFNDARRCLQYGGELRIVGNRHLDYFRKLKRVFGNCETVATNNKFVILKSVKTRKKR
- a CDS encoding NADPH-dependent 2,4-dienoyl-CoA reductase encodes the protein MSHYPSLFTPLDLGFTQLKNRVLMGSMHTGLEERPDGAERLAAFYAERARHGVSLIVTGGVAPVFSGVTMEGGAVLNDDSQLPHHRQITDAVHREGGKIALQILHTGRYSYQPHLVAPSAIQAPINRFTPHELSHDEILTLIDDFARCAQLAQRAGYDGVEVMGSEGYLINEFLAARTNHREDEWGGDYPRRMRFALEVVRQIRERVGREFIIIYRLSMLDLVEGGGTLEETIALAQAVEAAGATLINTGIGWHEARIPTIATPVPRGAFSWVTRKLKGKVRVPLITTNRINDPQVAETILARGDADMVSMARPFLADAGLLSKAQSGRADEINTCIGCNQACLDQIFAGKVTSCLVNPRACHETYMPILPARRKKNLAVIGAGPAGLAFAVNAAARGHSVTLFDAQAEIGGQFNIAKQIPGKEEFYETLRYYRRMIELTGVALCLNQHVEPSMLTLFDEVVLACGIEPRMPLIEGINHPKVLSYLDVLRDKAPVGESVAIIGCGGIGFDTAMYLSQPGEPTSQNIAEFCVEWGIDTSLNEVGGLRPEGPQLPKSPRRIVMLQRKASKPGEGLGKTTGWIHRATLLSRGVKMIPAVSYQKIDDAGLHIMVGGEPQLLAVDNVVVCAGQEPRRALAEPLREAGKPVHLIGGCDVALELDARRAIAQGTKLALEI